A DNA window from Arachis hypogaea cultivar Tifrunner chromosome 18, arahy.Tifrunner.gnm2.J5K5, whole genome shotgun sequence contains the following coding sequences:
- the LOC112772310 gene encoding psbP domain-containing protein 2, chloroplastic-like, producing MGSNNIGVVVNPVRLANLGDFGIPEFVADKHLQAERLKESTKEAELIAASERSGDGSLQIYEFEYIIDSTRRGKKRILTSKKLYLLNIVHSDKPESPLEPHKQIILDQVLHSFNAAA from the exons ATGGGGAGCAACAACATTGGGGTTGTCGTGAACCCAGTTCGTCTTGCAAATCTTGGAGACTTCGGGATCCCCGAGTTTGTAGCTGATAAGCATTTACAAGCAGAAAGGCTTAAG GAAAGTACAAAGGAAGCTGAACTAATTGCAGCTTCAGAAAGATCAGGGGATGGAAGTTTGCAAATTTATGAATTTGAATACATCATTGATAGTACTCGTAGAGGAAAGAAGAGGATATTGACCTCAAAGAAACTCTATCTTCTTAACATTGTTCATTCTGATAAACCAGAGAGTCCTCTTGAGCCACATAAACAAATTATTTTAGATCAAGTTCTCCATTCCTTTAATGCAGCAGCTTAA
- the LOC140181195 gene encoding uncharacterized protein, which translates to MSQENSDVLRMIEAELFVDDDNVGGNPPPQPEADWDMEKMLELIAGDVGGHQPLQPQPQSKLQLDKRNMTEQSCFAGISGYQPFQSQPQPWSRPLQSQPWSRSRPRLLSEPRPQSETATNEFFADTCGYPQPQPQPQPQPQPQTEWDTRNMLELIPDVGGHQPLQPQPPVWTWEENKAFESVITSCFQDALRNHWEEVAARLPGRTPAQLQERFQKLMNDISAIHNGYPTNTPLNAASDNMTIMMEHNPHSIPIINPPPLPPYSTDHQHHREEVLPAAEEVVSTAEEEAAPRNSGYHWTQDEHRNCALFRSF; encoded by the exons ATGAGTCAAGAGAATTCAGACGTGCTGAGGATGATAGAGGCAGAGCTTTTTGTCGACGACGACAATGTGGGTGGTAATCCGCCGCCTCAGCCTGAGGCTGATTGGGATATGGAGAAGATGTTAGAGCTGATTGCCGGCGATGTCGGTGGTCATCAACCACTTCAACCTCAACCTCAGTCCAAGCTGCAGTTGGATAAAAGGAATATGACAGAGCAGTCTTGTTTTGCTGGCATATCTGGTTATCAACCATTTCAGTCTCAACCTCAGCCTTGGTCTCGGCCACTTCAGTCTCAGCCTTGGTCTCGGTCTCGACCTCGGCTTCTTTCTGAGCCTCGGCCTCAGTCTGAGACGGCGACGAATGAGTTTTTCGCTGACACATGTGGTTATCCCCAACCTCAGCCTCAGCCTCAGCCTCAGCCTCAGCCTCAGACTGAGTGGGATACCAGGAACATGTTAGAGCTGATTCCCGATGTCGGTGGTCATCAACCACTTCAACCTCAACCTCCGGTCTGGACTTGGGAGGAGAACAAAGCTTTTGAGTCTGTTATTACCAGTTGTTTTCAGGATGCTCTACGTAACCACTGGGAGGAAGTGGCTGCTCGTCTCCCCGGCAGGACCCCGGCACAGCTGCAAGAACGCTTTCAGAAGCTGATGAACGACATCAGTGCCATCCATAACGGTTATCCTACAAACACTCCTCTCAATGCTGCATCTGATAACATGACCATCATGATGGAACACAACCCTCACTCCATCCCCATCATCAATCCACCACCATTACCGCCTTATTCGACTGATCATCAACATCACAG AGAGGAGGTACTGCCGGCTGCAGAGGAGGTCGTGTCAACTGCAGAGGAGGAGGCCGCACCAAGGAATTCAGGATATCATTGGACCCAAGATGAACATAG AAATTGTGCCCTATTCCGAAGTTTTTAA